DNA sequence from the Acidobacteriota bacterium genome:
CTTCTCGCACCCTTCCAGGACCCTCGAGAGAAGAAGCGCCGTGCCGCCCCGGTACACGCCGCACTCGGCGAAGTCGCCGTCCACGGAAAGAGCCTGGCTGGCGAGACGGTAGAGGACCTGGCAGCGGTCGCCTGAAACGACCGTGTACGGCTCGACGCCTTCATAGGCCTCCCGGAAGTCGGGCTCGCCGCGCCAGGGCGCCCAGACCGGCGACGGTGACTTCCACGCGCGGTAGAAGCGCTCGTCCGCGTTCTTCACCGCGTGGGCGTCCCGCCTCGAGCGGGGGAAGATCTCGAAGTCGTATCCGAATCGACCCAGCACGCCCTTCGTCAACCGGTATGCGGCGGCCTTTGAACCACCGCGGACCCTGCGAACGAGAGAGAGCATCGGAGCCAGCCGCGACTGTATCCTCGTCCCGATGCTCGCCGGGCGCTCCGACCGATGACGCTGGCCGTTGCCGGCTGGCGCAGCTCCTTGTCTCCGGGATACCAGGGAGGACTGGTCCTGGTCATCCTCGGCTTGTGCGTCGCCTTCGGCCTGGTCACGGATCACTTCTGGAGCGCCGTTACCTTCCGGACGCTGGCGAACCAGTTGCCGCCCCTGGTCATCGCTTCGGCCGGCCTGACGCTTGTGCTGATCGCCGGTGGCATCGACCTTTCCGTCGGCTCCGTGCTGGCTTTGGCCGCTGCCGTTCTGGGCGTCCTGACGCTGGATCAGGGATTGCCCCTCGTCGTGGCGGCCCTTGTAGCTCTTGCGGTCGGCGGGCTCTGCGGCGCGATCAACGGTGCGCTGGTCGCGCGCTGGTCCATCCCGTCGTTCCTCGTCACGCTCGGGATGCTTGAGATCGCGCGCGGCTCGACCTACCTGGTGACTGCCTCTAGGACCAGCTATCTCGGCGACCGGGTCGCCGCGCTGGGCACCAACCTGCCGGTCCTCGGGCTGTCGGTCGCCTTCATCGGCGCGCTCGCCGTGGTTGGCGTGTTGCAGTTCGTTCTCTCGCGCACCGCCTTCGGGCGGTGGGTGTTCGCGGTCGGCGGCAACCGCACGGCGCTCCATCGCTGCGGGGTCCGGCCCGCACGCGTACAGTTCGCGGTGTTCACGCTTGCGGGCCTGCTGGCGGCAGCCGCCGGACTCTGTCAGGTCGGCTACCTGCAGTCCGCCGACCCGAACGCTGCGATCGGCATGGAGTTGTCGGCGATCGCCGCGGTGGTCATCGGCGGCACGTCGCTGCTTGGCGGCCGGGGCTCGGTGACCGGCACGCTTCTGGGCGTGCTGGTGATCGCGGTTCTTCAGACCGGCCTGGCCCAGGCCGGCGCCTCCGAACCGACGAAGCGGATCATCACCGGCGCGGCGATCCTGCTGGCGGTGGCGACGGACGTCTGGCGCCGGCGACGGAGCGCGGCCGTCGTTTCCTGACGCCGGGTGTCATCCGTGCGTCCGATGACGGACGCCCGGACGGTTCGCACCAGGCGAGTTCATCAGCGAGCCGCTGCACCGGCTATTCTCCGCTCG
Encoded proteins:
- a CDS encoding ABC transporter permease, whose product is MTLAVAGWRSSLSPGYQGGLVLVILGLCVAFGLVTDHFWSAVTFRTLANQLPPLVIASAGLTLVLIAGGIDLSVGSVLALAAAVLGVLTLDQGLPLVVAALVALAVGGLCGAINGALVARWSIPSFLVTLGMLEIARGSTYLVTASRTSYLGDRVAALGTNLPVLGLSVAFIGALAVVGVLQFVLSRTAFGRWVFAVGGNRTALHRCGVRPARVQFAVFTLAGLLAAAAGLCQVGYLQSADPNAAIGMELSAIAAVVIGGTSLLGGRGSVTGTLLGVLVIAVLQTGLAQAGASEPTKRIITGAAILLAVATDVWRRRRSAAVVS